AACCCCCGGGTCGCCTGGCTCGACGGCGAACTGGAGCTGATGCGCCCCTCGCCCCGCCACCTGGCACTGGCCCGGCGGCTCGATCTCCTCGTCGGCATCGCCTTGAAGGCCACGGGCGTGCCGTCCTTCGGGACCGGGCGAGTGACGCTGGCACGGCCCGACGCCGCCCGTGGCAAGATCGCCGAGGTCGCCTTCTACGTCGCCCACGTCGACCGCGGCCCGAGTCGGCGGGTGCCGGCCGTCGACCTCGGCGTGCACCCGCCGCCGGACCTGGCCATCGAGGTCGCCCTCGGACGACCCCTGGTCGATGTCGAGCGGCTGTACGCCGGCCTGGGCGTGCCGGAGCTGTGGCGCTGCGACGGCCAGGCGGTGTGCATCCTCCGGCTCGGCCGCGACGGCCGGTATGACGAGCAGGGGCGATCCGATGTCGTGCCGGGCCTGTGGGCGGCCGACGTGATGCCCGTGCTGGCGACGTCGGATGCGCCGGACGACGACCGCTGGGGGCAGGCGACCCGGCGTTGGGCCCGCGAGGACCTGGCCAACCGCCCCGCCTGAGCCCGGACCGCATGGCCGCCGCCGGCCGCGCCCCGCCGGGCGGATCGAGGCCGTCACCGACCCGACCCGGGGCGGCGCGCCGGGCTACCGCCGCCGCCAGGCCTACGGCCCCGGCCGGACGATTCCCGTGGCGCGGCCGGGAGGCCTGCGGACCTCGCCGGTCGTCGACGACCTGCTGCCGGCGCCCCCGTGCCGCTGAGGACGGCGCGCGGCCGGGCGACCCGACGGCCGGGGCAGGGGGACGGGGGCCGGACCCTCACGCCCCCTCCGACGAGTCGACGGCTCCTCCCCCGGGGATGACCCGGCGGGGTCTGGACCGCCTCGTCGGCGATCCGGCAACATGGTCCTCGTCGCGGGGTCGCCGGGCCGACCGGGGCCGGGACCCGACGGACCAGGGCCGGGACCATCTCCGAGCGGCCGGGCGACCCGACGGCGGGACGGCGAGGGCACCTCCCCCCTCCCTCCGCGAGTCGGGCCGATCGAGCCGGGAGGCCGGGTCGTCCTCGGGGCAGCCCGAACCCACCGGAGACCTACGATGGTGATCGCCGCGAAGAAGAAGCCGGGCCGGGACGGCGGGCCTCCGAAGAAGGGTCAGCTCGCCGATGGCGTGTCGTCTCGGAGCGGGCCGGCCCCCGACGCCGAGCAGGATGCCCCGGCGCGTCCCGGATCGAACCCCTCGCCGGATGTCCTCCCCGAGCTGAGTGCCGACGGGCATGAGTCGCTGAGGGAAGGTATCCGCAAGCGGGGGGTCCAGGTCCCCGTCGAGATCGACGCCGCCACCGAGGAGGTCCTGGACGGGCGGGCCAGGGTCATGATCTGCCGGGAACTCGGGATCCGCCACTACCCGAGGCGGGTGGTCACCGGGCTGGACACCGAGGAGGACCGCCGGCACCACCGTCTGCGGGCCAACTGCCTCCGCCGGCAGATGGACCGGTCCACCCTAAAGGGGCTCGTACTGGCCGAGATGAGGCGCAAGCCGCAGAGCGACCGGCTGCTGGCCTCGATCTTCGGCCTCGCCCACTCGACGATCGGCGTGTGGAGACGTGAGTTCTCGTCAACCGGACGATGCCGTCCGGTAGGGAGTTTCACATCCGCGAATGGGAAGACGTTCCGCCGCCCGACCGCCATCTACGCCACCACGCCCGTCACCGCCTCCCGGGCCGCCGAGCTGCTCAACGCCCTCGGCGAGGACGCCCCCGGCCGGGAACTCTCCCCGAGGGCCGCCGAGAAGCTCCTGCTGGGCCGGCGGCGGGAGCAGGCCGACGCCCGGGTCGTCGCAGCAAAGGGCAAGCCCGGCGTCCTGGCGGGGAGGTTCCAGGACCTGGGCGGGCGGATCGGTGACGCGACCGTCGATGCGATCTGGACCGACCCGCCGTACTCCCGGGCCTGGGTCGAGGACGGCCAGTGGGCCGACCTGGGGGGCCTCGCCGCCCGGGTGCTCCGGCCCGGCGGCGTGCTGGCGACCTACTGCGGGGTCGCCTACCTCGACCGGGTGCTCCCGCAACTCTGCGGCGCCGGCCTGGCGTATTTCTGGACGTTCAGCGTCCGGTATTCGGGGCTCTCGTCGCGGAACTATCAGGTGAACGCAATCAACAAGTGGAAGCCGATCCTCGTCTTCGGCAAGGGGCGGGCCAAGTTCGCCGGGGCGATCCCGGATTCGTGGGAGGGGGGCGGCCGGGTCAAGGCGCTCCACGAGTGGGAGCAGCCGGAGCAGGAGTGCCTGTACTGGCTGCATCGGCTGGCCGGGCCGGGCTCGGTGGTCCTGGACCCCTGCTGCGGCAGCGGGACGACGCTGGTCTGCGCCGGGCGGGTGGGGATGAGGTCGATCGGCTTCGATTGCGACCCGGGGGCGGTCGCCCTGGCGCGGGCACGGCTGGCTGGCAAGGCGACCCCGAGGGGCGAGTCGAGCGGATCGCCCGCGAACGCTCCAAGGTGACCTGAGCCCCGGACACCATCCTCGCCGGCCGGTACCACGACCTGAGCCGATGGGGCTGGCGGAGGAACTGGTCGATCGGGGAGTGACGCGGCTGGTGGCCGAGGGACTGGTCCGGGCCTCCCCCGAAGGCCGCATCCGGGCCCGGATTGACGCAATGGACCGGGTGCGGGCTGCTCGGCCCGAGGAGCCCAAGGGGCCGGCCGCCTACCTGGTACAGGCGATCCGGGAGGATTTCGCCCTGCCGCCCGCCCCCGACGCAGCGGCGGGCCCACGGCCTGCTTCCGAGGGACGGGTGTTAAGTTGTCCGCTATCTGGGCTCTCCCGCACTCTCGGTGACGGAGGTCCGCCTCCGGCCCAGACCGTCCCTGAAATCCCGGCAAATCGCAGGACTTTCCAGACGCACGGGGGGCCGGAGCACCGAGAGTGCGGGAGAGCCGCTATCTGGCACGGTTCCTCTGGAGCTATCTGGCACCATCCCGCATCGCCTTTCAGCGAACCGCCACCGAGGGTGAAGGACTCGACAGCGGGCCATCTCGAAGCAGGGCACCGACGTCCCCATAAGACCTATCTCCCCCCATGCATGGCGATTAACCTGGAGAAGGACCACTCCATCCTCCCGGAAGCCGTGCTGCGGAGAGATTCGGCCAGGATGACCGAGCACGGCCGAGAATCCGGGTGCCTCCGGCCTGCGGTGACCGGCGCCCATGAACGACGTGACACGCATCCTCTCGGCCATCGAGCAGGGCGACCCCAAGGCCGCCGGTGAACTCCTGCCGCTCGTCTACGGAGAGCTCCGGCGGCTCGCGAAGCAGAGGCTCGCCCAGGAGAAGGCGGGGCAGACGCTCCAGGCCACGGCGCTGGTGCATGAGGCCTACCTCCGGCTCGTCGATGGGGAGGCGGTCCGGCGCTGGGATAGCCGGGGGCACTTCTTCGCCGCGGCGGCCGAGGCCATACGCCGCATTCTCGTCGACAACGCCCGCCGCAAGCGGGCGGAGAAGCACGGCGGCCGGATGGCCCGCCGGGAGTTCGATGACGTCGACATCGCGGCCCCGGCCCCCTCGGAGGACCTCCTGGCCCTCGATGAGGCGCTCGCGAGGCTTGAGGCCGAGGACCCGGTCAAGGCCCAGCTCGTGAAGCTCCGCTACTTCGCCGGCCTCTCCGAGGAGGAGGCGGCGCAGGCGCTGGGTATCTCCCGCACCACGGCCCACCGCCACTGGCGATACGCCAGGGTCTGGCTGCTCAATCAGCTGGGAGGAGAGGGGGGGCCGCAAGAAATCCGGCGAGGACCGACCGGGCCGTGAAGCGCTCCGGCCTCGTTTTACGCATTGCCCTATGGGGAAGGACGTGCGGCGACGGGGGTGTTGGCCATGCACCAGACTGCTCCGAATGCCGAGGAGATCTTCCTGGCGGCCCTCGAGATCGAAGGGGCGGAGGCCCGTTCATCCTACCTGGACGAGGTCTGCGGCGATCCCGAGTTGCGTCGCCACGTCGAGCATCTCCTCGCCCTGGATGCCCGGGCGAGCGGCTTCCTCGAGCCCCCCGCGTCGACGCCGACGCTCACGGTCGAGGCGCCGAATCCCTTGGAGGGCACCGTCATCGGCCCGTACCGGCTGATGGAGCAGATCGGGGAGGGCGGCATGGGTGTCGTCTACGTCGCCGAGCAGCTCGAGCCGGTCCGCCGTCGCGTGGCCCTGAAGGTCATCAAGCCGGGCATGGACACCGAGCAGGTCGTCGCCCGGTTCGAGGCGGAGCGGCAGGCGCTGGCGCTGATGGACCACCCCAACATCGCCCGCGTCATCGACGCGGGGATGACCGCCTCGGGCCGCCCCTACTTCGTCATGGAGCTGGTCCGGGGCATCCAGATCACGGAGTACTGCGATGGGGAGCAGCTCTCCATCCGCGACCGGTTGGAGCTATTCGTCCTGGTCTGCCGGGCCGTGCAGCACGCCCACCAGAAGGGGGTCATCCACCGCGACCTGAAGCCCTCCAACATCCTGGTCACCGTCATCGACGGGGAGGCCGTGCCGAAGGTCATCGACTTCGGCGTCGCCAAGGCGACCGGCCCGGCGCTGACCGATCGCTCCCTCTTCACCTGCTTCCACCAGCTCATCGGCACGCCGCTGTACATGAGCCCCGAGCAGGCGGCCCTCACGGGCGTCGACGTCGATACCCGGAGCGACATCTACTCCCTCGGGGTTCTGCTCTATGAGTTGCTGACCGGGACGACGCCCTTCGACAGCGAGTCGCTCCGGCGGGCCGCCTTCGACGAGATGCGGCGGATCATCTGCGAGGAGGAGCCGCCGCGGCCCAGCACGCGACTCAGCTCGCTCGGCGTGACGCTCTCGACCGCCTCGGCCAAGCGGAAGGCCGACCCGAGGCGGCTCGTCCTGTCACTGCGGAGCGAGTTGGACTGGGTGGTGATGAAGGCCCTGGAGAAGGACCGTCGACGTCGCTATGAGACGGCCAACGACTTCGCCGCCGACGTGTTGCGCTACTTGACCGACCGGCCGGTGGAGGCGTGCCCGCCCTCGGCGTGGTACCGGCTCGGCAAGTTCGCCAGGCGGAATCGGCTCGCCTTCGGTATCGGGTCTTCGCTGGCCGCCTCACTGGTGCTCGGAGTCCTCGGGCTCACCGCAGGCCTGCTCGCCATCGCCCGGGAGCGGAGTAAGGCCGAGGAACGCCTCGTCCTCGCCCGTCAGGCCGTCGACGAGATGTACACCGAGGTGGCCGAGGAGTGGCTGGCCGACCGAGAGCAGATGACGCCCCTCCAGCGTCAGTTCCTCGAAAAGGCTTTGAGGTTCTACACACGGTTCGCCGCCGAACCGGCGGCCGATCCCGAGGACCGACACAAAGCTGCTCAGGCCCTGGAGCGGGTCGGCCAGATCCAGCGTGCCTTCGGACAGACGCTGGAAGCGTTGTCGAGCTCGGAGCGGGCCGTCGCTCGCCTCACGGCGCTTGCAGGTGAGATTCCCGACCGGCCGGAATATCGGCGAAGCCTCTCGGAAGCCCTCGGGAGCCTCGCTCAGCTTCAGGGGGAGGCAGGCCGGATCGTGGAGGCGGAATCCACCCATCGCCGAGCCATCGCGATTCACGGAGAACTACGAAGAGCTGGGGCGGATCGGATTGAATCCGAGGAACTGAGCCTCCTCTACTGGCATCACTACCTCCTCTCGGAAGTTCTCATCGCCAAGGGCTGGGGAAATGCGGCCAAGAGAGAAGCTGATCGAGCGTTCGAGGTCGCCGGGCAGCGGCTCAAGGAAACCCCGAATGATCCCGGGGCACGCCACGAAATGGCACTCGCCCTGATCGAGAATGCGAAGTTCTCCGAAGCGTTCGGGCGCCCGGCCGAGGCTGAGGAGCTGCTCCGACGGGCGGTCGCCATCATCGAGTCGCCGGTGGCCGAAAAGCCGGCCAAGGCGGAATATCGGGCAGTCCTAGCTCTCGGCTGGAACAACCTGGGTGTGCTCCTCATGAACCTGGGCCGGCAAGATCACGAAGCCGAACGTCTCGACGACGCCAGGGCCGCCTTCCAGCAGGGGGACGCCGTGTCCGAGCAGCTTGTGGAGGCATACCCCCACGTGGTCCGCTACAGGTCGTTCCGGGCCGGAACTTTGAACAACCTGGGGTATGCCTTGATGCACGCCGGGCGGCTCGACGAGGCCCTCGACGTCCACCGACGTTGCCTCGCCATCCGCGAGCAGATCCTCGCCCAGTATCCGGATGTGCCGGAGCATCGAGCCGATGTCAGCTTTTCTTTGGGTAGCGTCGCCTCCGCCCTAGGGAAGGGGGGGAATTGGGCACAGGTCCTTGAATTGATCGACCGAGCAGTCTCGGACCTCAGGAGTGCCCTGGCAGCCTCGGTCGGGAATTCGAGGTATGGAGACCGACTCCAGGACACACTCCGGCGACGTGCCGAGGCACGGCTCAAGCTCGGCGATCATGAGGCAGCGGCCGAGGACGCCCACGAGATGTGGCACGGAGGGATTCCCAACTCGAATCAGGGCAGGACCGCGTTCAATGCCTATCTCACCCTCCGTGATTGCCTCACGGTTGCTCGGAACGATCCCGAGCTCGCACTGGAGCGTCGAGAGGAGGTCGCCGACGCCTACCTCGATCGGGCCCGGGCGATGCTCAACGAAGCCGAACGATGTGGGGCGATGAACGCGACCGGGACCGTCATCGTTCAACTTGTGACCGAACTCGCCGCCAGCGACCTGACGGAGGTGCGCGATCCGGTTCGCGCCGTCCGGGTCGCGGAAGGGTACCTGGAACGTCACCCCGGAGAGGCCGAGCTCTGGAAGGCCCTGGGGCTGGCGCGGTATCGCGCTGGTGATGGGGATGGGGCAATCCAGGCCGTGGAGGAGGCCAAAGAGATCAAGGGGCGATTAACAACTCCGCTTGAATTCACGCTCTTGGCCGCGGCCCATGCGAGCAAAGGTGAGATGGAGGTGGCCCGAGGATACTTCGAGCGAGCCCGGGCCGCGAGCACGGAGCATTGGATGAGCGACACGCCGCAGTCTCTGACCGAGGAGGCGGCATCCCTCCTGGGGATGGACGAGCCGACCGGAGCCGCTCGGGACCCAGGTGACGAGTCCAGGTCCGAAGAAATGTGAATCGATTTCCGGTGTGACCGGAGGAGACGCGACCGTCGCGGGCCCGAGGCCCCGCTGCACGGCGGGCGGACGTCCTGCGCGCCGTGATTATCACCACCCCTGCCATCAAGGAGCTGTCCCATGACCCGATCCGCTTCGGACGCCAGGAAGACCGGCCCGCGTCGGCGTTTTGCCCTTCGCCCCCAGGCCGAGTCGCTCGAGGGGCGTCAGTTCCTCTCCGCAGGCGACCTCGACCTCTCCTTCAGCACGGGCGGTTGGACGACCGTCAGCCCGGTCACCGATGCGAAGGAGACGAACTACGATTACGCGCACGACGTGGCCATCCTGGGAGACGGTAAGATCCTCGTGGCCGGGACGTCCTACCCGGACCGATTCGGCCTGACCAGGCTCGGTCCGGACGGCGCGCTCGACACCACGTTCGGGACCGGAGGCCGGGCCCTTTCCACCTTCGGGACCAGGCAGACCTATGGCGGCATGGCGGTCCAGGGCGATGGCAAGATCGTCATCGTGGGCGGGATCGACAACGGCGTCCAGGTCAACCGTCGCAGCTACGTCTACAACAACGACATGTTGATCGTGCGGTACAACGCCAACGGCTCCCTCGACCCCACGTTCGGGGTCGGTGGGGTCGTCGAGCTGGGCATTAGCACCTACGGCGGCGATTCCCCCGGCGACTTGCAGAATAAGTACGACGAGGCGCTGGGTGTCGCAGTGCAGGCGGACGGTAAGATCGTCGTCTCGGGCAGGGCGTACGTCGGGGCGGGCGACTACGATGGCGTGCTGTTGCGCCTCAACCCCGACGGATCGCAAGACACCTCGTTCGGGGCCGGTGGCCATGCCGTCAGCCCCGACGCGGCGTCCTTCCTGAACGTGGCGATCCAGGCCGACGGTAAGATCGTCGTCCAGGGCGACCGGAGCGGGGCGACGCTTGGGCGGTTCAACGGCGACGGCTCCGTGGATGACGGCACGGCCAGTGACACGACCCCCGGCGACGCCTTCGGTACCGGAGGCTTCGTCACCTCGACGACCCCCCTGGGTGGGCGGGGCTGGGAGAACCTGCTCATCCGGCCCGATGACGGCTCCATCCTGGCCCAGGGCACCGTGGATGACGGCCAGAATAGCGACATCGGCCTGTTCCGCGTCCTCGGCGATGGCACGCCCGACTCGAGCTTCGGCACGGCAGGCATGGCCCGCGTCGATGTCGGGCCCTACGAGTACTCGGGCGGCATGGCCCTCATGCCCGACGGCCGCATCGTCGTCGTCGGTGGCTATCTGGGCGACCGCAACGTCAACGTGGAACACGCCTTGATCGCCCGCCTGACGCCGCAAGGGACGCTCGATCCGACCTTCGGCACCGGCGGGGTGGCCTTGCAGAACTTCTCCACGACGCGCGATGAGTTCGCCGGAGTCGCCCTGCAACCCGATGGCCGGATCGTCGCCGTCGGCACCTGGTACCGCTCGGCCAACAAGAGCACTTCGGAGGGCGACTTCCTCATCACCCGCTTCCATGGCGACGACATGACGAGCCTCTCATCCTTCGGCGCGCCCTCGTTGGAGGGCGCGTCCTCGGCCACCAAGGGCGACCTCACGATCCTGGCATCCGACTGGATCCAGTCCCCGAAGAGGAAGCGGCCCGGCACCATCGCCGCTCGGTGATGACCCGCGGGAGGTCGGTAGCCGGCGACTCCCCGGTCCGCTTCCACATTCCGCCTCATGGCCATCGCCCGGGCGGCTCCCGCGAGCCCTCGGGCGGTGTGACTTCCGGAGGCCGTCGGTCGGTGTCCGGTCGCTATTCCAAGGCCGGTATGATGCCGATCAGATCGAGATCCGCTCCACGATGTTCCGCGT
The Tautonia plasticadhaerens DNA segment above includes these coding regions:
- a CDS encoding Uma2 family endonuclease produces the protein MATRTDPRDPPPADQPETRILVRGVDEDLIDRILALPRGPKRIPRLAWLDGDMELLSFPTRESIAEMPPAPPPSEGAEDRIRLRGVDHALFGRLTALGGNPTNPRVAWLDGELELMRPSPRHLALARRLDLLVGIALKATGVPSFGTGRVTLARPDAARGKIAEVAFYVAHVDRGPSRRVPAVDLGVHPPPDLAIEVALGRPLVDVERLYAGLGVPELWRCDGQAVCILRLGRDGRYDEQGRSDVVPGLWAADVMPVLATSDAPDDDRWGQATRRWAREDLANRPA
- a CDS encoding DNA methyltransferase, producing MVIAAKKKPGRDGGPPKKGQLADGVSSRSGPAPDAEQDAPARPGSNPSPDVLPELSADGHESLREGIRKRGVQVPVEIDAATEEVLDGRARVMICRELGIRHYPRRVVTGLDTEEDRRHHRLRANCLRRQMDRSTLKGLVLAEMRRKPQSDRLLASIFGLAHSTIGVWRREFSSTGRCRPVGSFTSANGKTFRRPTAIYATTPVTASRAAELLNALGEDAPGRELSPRAAEKLLLGRRREQADARVVAAKGKPGVLAGRFQDLGGRIGDATVDAIWTDPPYSRAWVEDGQWADLGGLAARVLRPGGVLATYCGVAYLDRVLPQLCGAGLAYFWTFSVRYSGLSSRNYQVNAINKWKPILVFGKGRAKFAGAIPDSWEGGGRVKALHEWEQPEQECLYWLHRLAGPGSVVLDPCCGSGTTLVCAGRVGMRSIGFDCDPGAVALARARLAGKATPRGESSGSPANAPR
- a CDS encoding ECF-type sigma factor; the encoded protein is MNDVTRILSAIEQGDPKAAGELLPLVYGELRRLAKQRLAQEKAGQTLQATALVHEAYLRLVDGEAVRRWDSRGHFFAAAAEAIRRILVDNARRKRAEKHGGRMARREFDDVDIAAPAPSEDLLALDEALARLEAEDPVKAQLVKLRYFAGLSEEEAAQALGISRTTAHRHWRYARVWLLNQLGGEGGPQEIRRGPTGP
- a CDS encoding serine/threonine-protein kinase, translated to MHQTAPNAEEIFLAALEIEGAEARSSYLDEVCGDPELRRHVEHLLALDARASGFLEPPASTPTLTVEAPNPLEGTVIGPYRLMEQIGEGGMGVVYVAEQLEPVRRRVALKVIKPGMDTEQVVARFEAERQALALMDHPNIARVIDAGMTASGRPYFVMELVRGIQITEYCDGEQLSIRDRLELFVLVCRAVQHAHQKGVIHRDLKPSNILVTVIDGEAVPKVIDFGVAKATGPALTDRSLFTCFHQLIGTPLYMSPEQAALTGVDVDTRSDIYSLGVLLYELLTGTTPFDSESLRRAAFDEMRRIICEEEPPRPSTRLSSLGVTLSTASAKRKADPRRLVLSLRSELDWVVMKALEKDRRRRYETANDFAADVLRYLTDRPVEACPPSAWYRLGKFARRNRLAFGIGSSLAASLVLGVLGLTAGLLAIARERSKAEERLVLARQAVDEMYTEVAEEWLADREQMTPLQRQFLEKALRFYTRFAAEPAADPEDRHKAAQALERVGQIQRAFGQTLEALSSSERAVARLTALAGEIPDRPEYRRSLSEALGSLAQLQGEAGRIVEAESTHRRAIAIHGELRRAGADRIESEELSLLYWHHYLLSEVLIAKGWGNAAKREADRAFEVAGQRLKETPNDPGARHEMALALIENAKFSEAFGRPAEAEELLRRAVAIIESPVAEKPAKAEYRAVLALGWNNLGVLLMNLGRQDHEAERLDDARAAFQQGDAVSEQLVEAYPHVVRYRSFRAGTLNNLGYALMHAGRLDEALDVHRRCLAIREQILAQYPDVPEHRADVSFSLGSVASALGKGGNWAQVLELIDRAVSDLRSALAASVGNSRYGDRLQDTLRRRAEARLKLGDHEAAAEDAHEMWHGGIPNSNQGRTAFNAYLTLRDCLTVARNDPELALERREEVADAYLDRARAMLNEAERCGAMNATGTVIVQLVTELAASDLTEVRDPVRAVRVAEGYLERHPGEAELWKALGLARYRAGDGDGAIQAVEEAKEIKGRLTTPLEFTLLAAAHASKGEMEVARGYFERARAASTEHWMSDTPQSLTEEAASLLGMDEPTGAARDPGDESRSEEM
- a CDS encoding delta-60 repeat domain-containing protein, producing MTRSASDARKTGPRRRFALRPQAESLEGRQFLSAGDLDLSFSTGGWTTVSPVTDAKETNYDYAHDVAILGDGKILVAGTSYPDRFGLTRLGPDGALDTTFGTGGRALSTFGTRQTYGGMAVQGDGKIVIVGGIDNGVQVNRRSYVYNNDMLIVRYNANGSLDPTFGVGGVVELGISTYGGDSPGDLQNKYDEALGVAVQADGKIVVSGRAYVGAGDYDGVLLRLNPDGSQDTSFGAGGHAVSPDAASFLNVAIQADGKIVVQGDRSGATLGRFNGDGSVDDGTASDTTPGDAFGTGGFVTSTTPLGGRGWENLLIRPDDGSILAQGTVDDGQNSDIGLFRVLGDGTPDSSFGTAGMARVDVGPYEYSGGMALMPDGRIVVVGGYLGDRNVNVEHALIARLTPQGTLDPTFGTGGVALQNFSTTRDEFAGVALQPDGRIVAVGTWYRSANKSTSEGDFLITRFHGDDMTSLSSFGAPSLEGASSATKGDLTILASDWIQSPKRKRPGTIAAR